The following proteins are encoded in a genomic region of Acidobacteriota bacterium:
- a CDS encoding FHA domain-containing protein has translation MKIILAEIGIGGVEADERSFDLNLIRIGRIAGECEIAFDSELYPMVSRKHAELRSDSGKWFLIDLNSSYGTYVDEVRISVPTPLRAGQTIRFGEDGPLLRVVWFEVLNESIPPVVPTPEPVRQPIPPAPKPVDQPLNPIEIPKAPAEIKPVPSVQAADPSARQDAAAKLEFVDESSRPAVILGTNAVSVGRDPSCDISFTADKIMVSRKHAIIRLDGGKFILEDNGSFNGTFVNDQRIAAAVPLYHDDGIQFGIGGPVLRFNSPSRVAPEGLNLAGQRSVAISNLAGQFDLPDAAKPKTMVFRVDKTPQSMKTGGDTSAQLLMSLTFGDKKELSIGRTEANDITLDGLQISGRHARLLRSGKDIVVDDLGSTNGVFVNGIRVSRQSISVSDKVQIGSFELRIDSAGNIGVFDTRSKTRIDAVNVTKDVRTKSGTLRLLDEISLTIQPNEFVGLLGPSGAGKSTLMDAMNGMRPASSGNVLINNLDLYRHLDSLKQAIGYVPQDDIIHRELTVYRTLYYVAKLRLSRDVSAAEIDQTIDEVLDVTGLADRRDVPVSQLSGGQRKRVSIAVELITKPSIIFLDEPTSGLDPGTEEKIMKLFRQIAESGRTVILTTHAMENVKLFDKVVVLMRGRLVFYGPPQDALKHLGAANFKELFDKLEEPVNAGVRQHGEHVRRELTEKTADQWKTRYAATPQYAEFVAAPQRSIGAVQAGGIGRRSSLGLSGAFRQWITLSRRYFEVLLKDKLNLFILFVQAPLIAILTFFVLGNNLPRDLAYFVLALVAVWFGTSVAAREIIRERPVYGRERMVNLGLIPYVGSKLLILGIIVSVQCLMLFVPLKFFDLTRLMPMPGDLAGIPQLWTMLVTGAVGIALGLLISAIVKTSEMATSLVPLILIPQILLSGIFGVPSGLSKPASMLVPAAWSFDTMKRFSTLDTLEPEGAEPKGKTAGQGLYKQIETDNDKIIADSRKNLEDYKKSSEDKLKTFEDQMRQGRSPSMPKLDEPPAIPPAKKLPKDLSNYITFLHPWMNEIVNQIVLMLMFGILVIATLIVLRLKDIR, from the coding sequence ATGAAGATCATCTTAGCGGAAATCGGCATCGGCGGTGTGGAGGCGGACGAGCGTTCGTTCGATCTCAACTTGATCCGCATCGGACGGATCGCAGGCGAATGCGAGATCGCGTTCGACAGCGAACTGTATCCGATGGTCTCGCGAAAGCACGCCGAACTCCGCAGCGACAGCGGGAAATGGTTTCTCATCGACCTCAATTCCAGCTATGGCACCTACGTGGATGAGGTACGCATCTCGGTGCCGACGCCTCTCCGAGCGGGCCAGACGATCCGTTTCGGCGAAGACGGCCCTCTATTGCGTGTGGTGTGGTTTGAGGTGTTGAACGAGTCGATCCCGCCCGTCGTACCAACACCGGAACCGGTCCGACAGCCGATTCCACCGGCTCCAAAGCCCGTTGACCAGCCTCTCAACCCAATCGAAATACCAAAGGCTCCAGCCGAGATAAAACCGGTTCCATCCGTCCAGGCCGCCGATCCGTCCGCACGTCAGGATGCGGCCGCTAAGCTCGAATTTGTTGACGAATCTTCACGCCCTGCCGTCATACTCGGCACCAATGCGGTTTCGGTGGGACGCGACCCTTCGTGCGATATTTCATTTACCGCGGACAAGATCATGGTCTCGCGAAAGCACGCCATTATTAGGCTCGACGGCGGAAAATTCATCCTCGAGGACAACGGCAGTTTCAACGGGACATTTGTCAATGATCAGCGTATTGCCGCGGCAGTTCCGCTATACCATGACGACGGTATACAGTTCGGGATCGGTGGCCCTGTTTTGCGTTTTAACTCGCCGTCTCGAGTTGCTCCTGAAGGTTTAAACCTCGCCGGACAGCGTTCCGTTGCCATCTCAAACCTCGCGGGTCAATTCGATCTGCCGGACGCCGCTAAACCGAAGACAATGGTCTTTCGCGTCGACAAGACGCCTCAGTCGATGAAGACGGGCGGCGACACCAGTGCTCAGCTGCTGATGTCGCTTACCTTCGGCGATAAAAAGGAATTGTCGATCGGCCGCACCGAAGCAAACGACATCACTCTCGACGGCCTGCAAATATCGGGCAGGCATGCACGTCTTCTGCGTTCGGGCAAAGACATCGTCGTCGACGACCTCGGTTCGACGAACGGCGTCTTCGTCAACGGCATTCGCGTTTCTAGGCAGTCAATATCGGTAAGCGACAAGGTTCAGATCGGCTCATTCGAACTGCGAATCGACTCCGCCGGCAACATTGGCGTTTTCGATACGCGCTCGAAAACCAGGATCGATGCCGTTAACGTTACCAAAGACGTCAGAACTAAGAGTGGCACGCTGCGGTTGCTCGACGAGATCTCGTTGACGATTCAGCCAAACGAATTCGTCGGCCTGCTTGGCCCTTCGGGAGCGGGAAAATCTACGTTGATGGATGCCATGAACGGAATGCGCCCGGCGTCGTCAGGCAACGTCCTGATAAATAATCTCGACCTTTACCGCCACCTCGATTCGCTAAAACAAGCGATCGGCTACGTGCCTCAGGACGACATCATTCATCGCGAACTGACGGTGTACCGAACGCTCTATTATGTAGCAAAACTGCGGCTCTCGCGTGACGTTTCGGCCGCCGAGATCGATCAGACCATCGACGAGGTACTCGACGTAACGGGCCTCGCCGACCGTCGCGATGTTCCTGTCAGCCAGCTTTCCGGGGGCCAGAGAAAGCGAGTCTCCATCGCCGTTGAATTGATCACAAAGCCGTCGATCATCTTCCTTGACGAACCGACCTCGGGCCTCGATCCCGGAACCGAGGAGAAGATAATGAAGCTTTTCCGCCAGATCGCCGAGTCAGGCCGGACCGTCATCCTGACAACTCATGCGATGGAAAACGTGAAGCTTTTCGACAAGGTCGTTGTACTGATGCGAGGGCGTTTGGTTTTCTACGGGCCGCCGCAGGATGCCCTAAAACACTTAGGTGCAGCTAATTTCAAAGAGCTCTTCGACAAACTCGAAGAGCCCGTAAACGCGGGAGTTCGCCAACATGGTGAGCACGTCCGCCGTGAGCTGACCGAAAAGACTGCCGACCAATGGAAAACCCGCTATGCTGCCACACCGCAATATGCCGAGTTCGTGGCCGCTCCGCAAAGATCGATCGGTGCAGTCCAGGCAGGGGGCATCGGAAGGCGCAGCAGCCTTGGACTTTCTGGTGCTTTCCGACAATGGATCACTTTGTCGAGGCGTTATTTTGAGGTGCTCTTGAAGGACAAACTAAACCTCTTTATCTTGTTTGTTCAGGCCCCGCTCATTGCGATCCTTACGTTCTTTGTGCTGGGTAATAATCTGCCGCGGGACCTTGCTTATTTTGTTCTGGCGCTCGTCGCAGTCTGGTTCGGGACCAGTGTTGCCGCCCGTGAGATCATTCGTGAACGGCCCGTTTACGGTCGTGAGCGAATGGTAAATCTCGGTCTGATACCCTACGTTGGCTCAAAGCTCTTAATTCTCGGGATCATCGTCAGTGTTCAATGCCTGATGTTGTTTGTGCCGCTCAAATTCTTTGATCTAACTCGGCTTATGCCGATGCCCGGTGATCTAGCCGGTATCCCGCAATTATGGACGATGCTTGTTACGGGCGCAGTTGGGATCGCCCTCGGTCTGCTTATTTCGGCCATCGTGAAAACGTCCGAAATGGCGACGAGTCTGGTGCCTCTGATACTCATTCCGCAGATACTTTTATCCGGGATATTTGGAGTGCCTAGCGGCCTCTCTAAACCGGCAAGTATGCTCGTTCCGGCGGCATGGTCCTTTGACACGATGAAACGCTTCTCTACACTCGATACCCTCGAGCCCGAGGGAGCCGAGCCGAAAGGCAAGACCGCAGGACAGGGCCTTTACAAACAGATCGAAACGGACAACGACAAGATAATCGCTGATTCACGCAAGAATCTTGAGGATTATAAAAAGTCGTCGGAGGACAAGCTAAAGACATTTGAGGATCAGATGCGCCAAGGAAGGAGCCCTTCGATGCCGAAGCTGGATGAGCCGCCCGC
- a CDS encoding YifB family Mg chelatase-like AAA ATPase — protein MLFLTQSAAVFGIDALVVDIEVNLRPSSENDTSPAITIVGLPDTAVRESRERIRAAITNSRYFFPIDKAVVNLAPADVRKEGASFDLPVALGILGANGDLHTGTGLESTMSVGELSLDGRVRPVRGALSIALAARANGVRNLLVPEENATEAAVVQGVNVFPVNNLREAAELVLDLDAQRDTRIKAVILDINDMRSRESKYQIDFSEVRGQQTAKRALEVASAGGHNILFIGPPGSGKTMLAKRLPTILPPLEFEEALEITKIHSVAGLTGKSGLVVERPFKSPHHTVSQAGLIGGGSIPKPGEVSLAHLGVLFLDELPEFDRSVLEVLRQPLEDKNVTISRAATSLTFPADFTMVASMNPCPCGYFGSTRECKCSGPQIQRYVGKISGPLMDRIDIHIDVPAVKFSELRGKGVPAGETSAEVRERVIAARKIQLDRFEGKAFSNSAMTPKQIRTFCALDDASEQLLEKAMQRQGLSARAHDRILKVSRTIADLAGSENIEPSHISEAINYRSLDRNYWT, from the coding sequence ATGCTCTTCCTGACGCAGTCGGCTGCGGTTTTTGGTATTGACGCTTTGGTCGTCGATATTGAGGTGAATCTGCGCCCTTCGAGTGAGAATGACACTTCGCCGGCGATAACTATCGTGGGCTTGCCGGATACGGCTGTGCGTGAATCGCGAGAGCGGATACGGGCGGCGATCACTAATAGCAGGTACTTTTTCCCGATAGACAAAGCGGTGGTCAATCTGGCTCCGGCGGATGTGCGTAAGGAAGGTGCGAGTTTTGATCTGCCGGTGGCACTTGGGATATTGGGTGCGAATGGCGATCTGCACACGGGGACGGGGCTTGAGAGCACGATGAGTGTTGGCGAACTGTCGCTCGACGGGCGTGTGCGGCCGGTTCGCGGGGCTTTGTCGATCGCACTTGCGGCACGGGCGAACGGCGTGCGGAACCTTCTCGTGCCCGAGGAAAACGCGACTGAGGCGGCGGTCGTGCAGGGCGTTAATGTCTTTCCTGTCAACAATTTGCGTGAAGCCGCGGAACTCGTGCTCGATCTTGACGCACAGCGTGACACGCGGATCAAAGCCGTCATACTAGACATCAACGACATGCGTTCGCGTGAGTCGAAGTATCAAATCGATTTCTCTGAGGTTCGCGGACAGCAGACCGCCAAACGAGCTCTCGAGGTTGCGAGTGCGGGCGGGCATAACATCCTGTTCATCGGGCCGCCGGGATCGGGCAAGACGATGCTGGCGAAGCGTTTGCCGACGATATTGCCGCCGCTTGAGTTCGAAGAGGCGCTTGAGATCACCAAGATCCACTCGGTCGCCGGGCTGACAGGGAAGTCGGGCCTCGTGGTTGAACGGCCATTCAAATCGCCGCATCATACTGTGTCGCAGGCCGGGCTGATCGGCGGCGGTTCGATACCGAAACCGGGCGAGGTCTCGCTCGCGCATCTTGGCGTTCTATTTCTCGACGAGCTGCCCGAATTCGACCGCTCGGTTCTCGAAGTTTTGCGGCAGCCGCTAGAAGACAAGAACGTGACCATTTCGCGGGCCGCTACTTCGCTGACGTTTCCCGCCGATTTTACGATGGTGGCGTCGATGAATCCGTGCCCGTGCGGATACTTTGGTTCGACGCGCGAATGCAAATGCTCGGGACCGCAGATACAGCGTTACGTCGGCAAGATCTCGGGGCCGCTGATGGACCGCATCGATATTCACATCGATGTGCCGGCCGTCAAATTTAGCGAGCTGCGCGGTAAGGGCGTGCCGGCGGGCGAAACTTCGGCTGAGGTACGGGAGCGTGTGATCGCCGCCCGCAAGATACAGCTCGACAGATTCGAGGGCAAAGCCTTTTCGAATTCAGCGATGACCCCGAAGCAGATCCGTACATTTTGCGCATTGGATGACGCGAGTGAACAGCTGCTCGAAAAGGCAATGCAGCGGCAAGGTCTGTCGGCACGAGCACATGACCGTATTCTCAAGGTCTCACGAACGATCGCCGATCTTGCCGGCAGCGAGAATATCGAGCCATCGCACATCAGTGAGGCGATCAATTATCGCTCGCTGGACCGAAATTACTGGACATGA